AAAGACGCTGAATCTCTTCCTCGATGAAACAAGAGTAAGTGTAGGAGTGGAAATGAAATAACCCGGGAGGGAGATCTTTCAAAGAGAGATCATTCAGAGGGGAAATCATTCGAAAAGTGAGATCCATCCAATGGTGATCTATCCAATGGTGATCTATCCAATGATGATCCATCCAATGGCGATCCATCCAATGATGATCCATCCAATGGTGATCCATCCAATGATGATCCATCCAATGGTGATCTATCCAATGGCGATCCATCCAATGGCGATCCATCCAATGGCGATCCATCCAATGGTGATCCATCCAATGGTGATCCATCCAATGGTGATCCATCCAATGGTGATCCATCCAATGGTGATCCATCCAATGGTGATCCATCCAATGGTGATCCATCCAATGGTGATCCAACCAATGGTGATCCATCCAATGGTGATCCATCCAATAGTGATCCATCCAATAGTGATTCATTCAATAGTGATCCATCCAAGAGTAATCTACCCAATGGTGATCACGCAAAGAGAAATCACTCAAAGTCATCTAACTCATAAAAGGGCTGTATTTGAATAATAACAGCCCTTTTATTTTTTCCGCATTCGTAAGTACCCTCCCCAACTCCCCACAGATAATCGTTTTAACATTTTTTTAAACTTTTCCCGATCGCGTAAATGCTCCCCAATTCCGGGCTGTAGCTTTGCGTAAATTTTTTTGCATGTCAGGAATGTTTAAGACTACGCTGCTTCTTATACTATTTTGCTTTCCAATCGTACTATTTGCACAACATGGCGGCGCCATTACCGGCCGCATTACAGCCTTCGATGGCCAACCAATTGAACTCGTTTCCATTTCTATCGTTGAATTACAGAAAGGTACCCTTACAGACAACGATGGTAATTATAGAATAGAAGACATCAATCCTGGTACTTACACCCTAAGGATCCAGCTCCTTGGTGCTGCACAAAAAGAATTCAGTGTGGCAGTGACTCTTGGTCGCCCGGCTGTACTGGATTACCAGTTCACCAAAGAAAACATCCAGGCTTTACAGGAAGTGCGCGTAATCGGGAATATCAATAAGTTCTCCAGGAAAGAAAGCTACTACGTAAGCCGTCTTCCCCTGAAGAACCTCGAAAACCCACAGGTTTACAACGTGGTGCCAAAGGAACTGATCGAAGAACAGATGTCCGTAGACCTGGGTAGCATTTCCAAAAACGTACCCGGTGCAGGTATTCCAATGATTGCCAACCAGGGTCGCGTTACCTTCCGCCAGCGCGGTTTTGAAACAGAACCCAATGCGCGGAATGGGGTAGCTGGTGCAGCTTTCGCCACCCTCGATCCTGTGAACCTGGAAAGGGTAGAAGCCATCAAAGGCCCGTCTGCCACCCTGTTCGGTACCAATATCTCCAGCAGCTACGGTGGTTTGTACAACCGTGTTACCAAAAAGCCTTTCAACGGTTTTGGCGGTGAGGTTTCCTTTACCGGTGGTAGCTGGAACTACAACCGTCTTACTGTAGATGTCAATACGCCCGTTAATAAAGATAAAACAATGCTCTTCCGTCTGAATGGTGCCACTACCTTCCAGAAGAGTTTCCAGGATATGGGCTTTACTAATAACCTGAGCCTGGCGCCAAGTTTCTCTTACCAGATCACAGATCGTCTTTCCCTGCTGTTAGATGTGGAATTTGGGCAGGAAAAAGGTACTTCTGTCGTTCGGTTCAATCCTTACACCGGAGGCGGTAAAACCCTCTCTATTGCCGATATGAAGTTTCCTTACAAGCGACTCTTCCTGAGCAATGAACTGGCTTACCAGACACAGATGATGAACATCTTCGCCCAGATCAACTATAAGATATCCGAACACTGGACCTCTCAAACGGTGGTATCCCGTGCCCGTTCTTCCATCAATGGTTATATCAATGCGCTGAACGGTCGTACGGATTCTACCCTGCGCGCCAGTGTGATCTCAGGTTATACTACCTTCATCGCTACTGATATTCAGCAGAACTTTATCGGTGATTTCCACATCGGTAAATTCCGTAACCGTATGGTGGTAGGCCTGGATTATTATAATAACAGCAACTCTTTTGACAGAACGACTGTGGCAGGACCCACCATTAATTTCCAGCATCCGGGTGCCAACTACCGCCTTAGTAAATCCAAAGTTGATTCATTAGTGGCAGTGGCTACTGGTACCTCTATCCGAAACGAAAACAATGGCGATAATAGCTATGCAGCATATGCTTCTGATGTGTTCAATATCACACAGAACCTCATGGCCATGGTGAGCCTGCGTGTAGATTACTATCGTGCACAGGGTACGCATAGCATTATATACGATACCACTGCTGCGGGTACAAATTATCACCAGACAGCCCTGTCTCCAAAACTGGGCCTGGTGTATGAAGTGCTGAAAGATAAAGTGTCTGTATTTGGAAACTATATGAATGGCTTTTTCCATGAAACCGGTACTGACTATGCAGGCAATGCCTTCAAACCGGAAGAGGGTAACCAGCTGGAAGGCGGTGTGAAAGTGGATGTATGGCAGCATAAACTGGTGGGTACATTGAGCTACTACGATATCCAGGTGAAGAATGTGATCATTACCGATCTGGAACATGATGGTTACAGCAAACAGAATGGTACACAGCGTAGCAAGGGGCTGGAAGCTGAGATCACTGTAAACCCGGTTAAAGGTCTGAACATCGTGGCCGGTTATGCATATAACGATAGTAAATATACAAAGTCGGATAGTGCTACACTGGGTTTAAGACCAGCATTGTCCGGTCCTCCTGATATGTGGAACTTCTGGGCGAGCTATCATATTTCCAGTGGAAAACTGAATGGGCTTGGATTTGGTTTTGGTGGAAATGGTGGCAATATGTCTTATCAGACAAACACACGCACTACTAAAATTACCATTCCTTCTTATGTAATGCTGGATGCGTCAGTGTTTTATGAGAGAGCTAAGTACCGTATTGGTGTGAAGGTGGATAACCTGACCAGTCAGAAAGCATGGTCTGTAAGGTTGACACCGCAACCACCGACAAGGGTGTTGGGTAGTTTTGCATTGAAATTCTAAATAAAATATTCCTGGAAGAGGGGATTCATCCTCCCGTTGATAAATTCCCTCTTCCAGGAATGTTTTTATAACAGGATCATCCTACCGTTTTATAGTAAGAATAATTACATCGATAGCTGGCTTTTATTATCATTCATCTCCCCATAAAAGACCTTTAGCGTCCCGGTTTTACCCCCTTTATCACTTCCTTCACTCACCAGTCAATACCCATGCGCCATGCTCAAAAGTGGCATTACAATCCCCACGATAACACCGATTACTTTTTTCATCATAGAACTAATATATACCTTTGCACCATAATATTAAACCAATATTCATGAAAAACGTTGTACTAGCCAGTACTTCTACACTTTACGGTGAAAAATACCTTCAGTACCTCCTCCCGGTCATGCAGGAACTCTTTGCCGGTATCGACGAAATCATCTTCATTCCTTATGCCCGTCCTGGTGGCATCTCGCACGATGAATATACTGCCCGGGCTACCGCCGGTCTGGCGACTATCGGCATCAATGTAAAGGGGCTTCATACTTTCGCAGATCCTGCACAGGCTATCCGCGAGGCCAAAGGCTTCTTCACTGGTGGCGGTAATACTTTCGTACTGGTAAAACAACTGCATGAACTCAGATTAATGGAGCTGCTCAGCGATGTTGTCTCTAAAGGCACACCTTATATAGGCGCAAGTGCCGGCAGCAATATCGGTGGTGTGAATATGCAAACGACGAACGATATGCCGATCGTATATCCGCCCAGTTTCCAGACTATGGGTTTAATGCCGTACAATTTAAACCCGCACTACCAGGAACCAACTCCCGGTGTACCACACATGGGTGAAACCAGGGAAACCCGTATACTCGAATTCCATACCCAGCAATCTATTCCAGTGATCGGTCTGCGCGAAGGCAGCTGGATCCGTATCAAAGGAAATAATATCCGCCTTGAAGGTTCCATGCCTGCAAAAATATTCGAACAGGGTAAAACACCTTACGAATTACAAGCAGGCAGTGACATTAAAATCTAATTATGATACTTAATATACGTTCCCTTCGCAGGCAGATCAAAGCACAGCGATACAAGGATATTCCTGTTACGCTTAGCCTGCTGTTTATTCCTGTGGCATTGTCCTTACTGATCACGGAGCAGGTCTACACCACATGCATCCTGTTATCTGTGTTCATAGCTGTTTACACAGCTGGTGCATTCGTGATAAAAAAGCGAAGACCATTATTTTTCAGGCCACTTCTCATTGCAGCCGCAATACTATTCGTGATTGTTTCAGAAAAGATCATTTAAGCAGAAAGAGGGGGTGTATCAAAAGTTAGATACACCCTCTTTTAATTCGGATACAGGGTAGCGTCAGATTCCATTTTATGTGGTGCCCAGGGGTTTCATTTATTAATAATAGCCCTCTTTTTAATATTTTTTTATCACAGTCTAATTATCTTTTCGCTTGTTTAACATTATGTTTTGTTAATTCTAAAAAGTTTACTTAAGTTTAACACATCATAATGATTTACTTCCTCTGAAACACCTTCTCCATCTAACCTTCTTCCTGTAGAGTTTTATTTCCATTTTATCCTAGCTGTAATCGTTGCGAAAAGACATGTGAATATTTGAAAGAACAATGAACATAAAAGAAGGGCAATCGCTTATTAAATCAAACAAGTAAAAATTTAGTCGTGTAATACCTACACTGATGGAATAATAATTTCCAAAATCTTCATTCGCTGCATGTTCCACGTGCAGTAAACAGGAAGCTATTATCAAAAAGACAATTCAACTGCATGTCATTCATGTGGTAAAGGGAAAACTATTTTCAAAATCAAAATGAACTGCATGAAACACGTGTAGTACCAGGGGAATTATTTT
This Chitinophaga sancti DNA region includes the following protein-coding sequences:
- a CDS encoding TonB-dependent receptor, with amino-acid sequence MSGMFKTTLLLILFCFPIVLFAQHGGAITGRITAFDGQPIELVSISIVELQKGTLTDNDGNYRIEDINPGTYTLRIQLLGAAQKEFSVAVTLGRPAVLDYQFTKENIQALQEVRVIGNINKFSRKESYYVSRLPLKNLENPQVYNVVPKELIEEQMSVDLGSISKNVPGAGIPMIANQGRVTFRQRGFETEPNARNGVAGAAFATLDPVNLERVEAIKGPSATLFGTNISSSYGGLYNRVTKKPFNGFGGEVSFTGGSWNYNRLTVDVNTPVNKDKTMLFRLNGATTFQKSFQDMGFTNNLSLAPSFSYQITDRLSLLLDVEFGQEKGTSVVRFNPYTGGGKTLSIADMKFPYKRLFLSNELAYQTQMMNIFAQINYKISEHWTSQTVVSRARSSINGYINALNGRTDSTLRASVISGYTTFIATDIQQNFIGDFHIGKFRNRMVVGLDYYNNSNSFDRTTVAGPTINFQHPGANYRLSKSKVDSLVAVATGTSIRNENNGDNSYAAYASDVFNITQNLMAMVSLRVDYYRAQGTHSIIYDTTAAGTNYHQTALSPKLGLVYEVLKDKVSVFGNYMNGFFHETGTDYAGNAFKPEEGNQLEGGVKVDVWQHKLVGTLSYYDIQVKNVIITDLEHDGYSKQNGTQRSKGLEAEITVNPVKGLNIVAGYAYNDSKYTKSDSATLGLRPALSGPPDMWNFWASYHISSGKLNGLGFGFGGNGGNMSYQTNTRTTKITIPSYVMLDASVFYERAKYRIGVKVDNLTSQKAWSVRLTPQPPTRVLGSFALKF
- the pepE gene encoding dipeptidase PepE; this encodes MKNVVLASTSTLYGEKYLQYLLPVMQELFAGIDEIIFIPYARPGGISHDEYTARATAGLATIGINVKGLHTFADPAQAIREAKGFFTGGGNTFVLVKQLHELRLMELLSDVVSKGTPYIGASAGSNIGGVNMQTTNDMPIVYPPSFQTMGLMPYNLNPHYQEPTPGVPHMGETRETRILEFHTQQSIPVIGLREGSWIRIKGNNIRLEGSMPAKIFEQGKTPYELQAGSDIKI